A DNA window from Trypanosoma brucei brucei TREU927 chromosome 10, whole genome shotgun sequence contains the following coding sequences:
- a CDS encoding legume-like lectin, putative encodes MVNAALSFIIFTFHRFFVPLSGAVGMPPTPLRLTLFSPLLLFLLTAGTVCGTPGTDYIQVHSVFPPILRNFWEHGMRFWSFGLNTVVTDNYIRLTEGRRNVSGYIWNRHSNRMEAFELNATLQVQRHHRDSQTTASEGSGMAIWYTTVDRFTRNETQFFGFRPSFTGVGVLLTHADEISLVVNNGTTTIDTQHLTRKRHGYCRVPRLGSEHLTITLQYTNQTFRVLYTVHFTKKGREQDTWGAPHSTVLCTTGPAPPLDSSYYFGVTAANTGLSQAAHELRSIIMTPLSNITHHAEEESLAAQARLFKEDNKVTQELSD; translated from the coding sequence ATGGTCAATGCCGCACTGTCGTTCATTATTTTTACCTTCCATCGTTTTTTTGTGCCTCTCTCTGGAGCTGTAGGTATGCCGCCGACCCCATTACGTTTGACGCTGTTTTCGCcattgttgcttttcttgcTGACAGCTGGAACAGTGTGTGGGACGCCAGGCACGGACTACATACAGGTTCATTCGGTTTTCCCCCCCATTTTGCGGAACTTCTGGGAGCATGGCATGCGGTTTTGGTCTTTTGGACTCAACACCGTCGTGACGGATAACTACATTCGTCTGACGGAAGGTAGGCGCAACGTCAGTGGCTACATTTGGAATCGGCACTCCAACCGTATGGAGGCTTTTGAACTGAACGCCACACTGCAGGTCCAGAGGCACCATCGTGACTCGCAAACGACCGCGTCTGAGGGCAGTGGTATGGCCATCTGGTACACTACGGTTGACCGATTTACTCGCAATGAGACTCAATTTTTTGGCTTCCGGCCGTCCTTTACGGGCGTTGGAGTCCTGTTGACTCATGCTGATGAAATCTCTTTGGTTGTTAACAACGGTACTACCACCATAGACACCCAGCACCTGACACGTAAACGACACGGTTACTGCCGCGTGCCACGCCTCGGGTCTGAGCATCTGACTATTACACTTCAGTACACTAACCAAACTTTCCGTGTGCTGTACACAGTGCACTTCACCAAGAAGGGGCGTGAACAAGATACTTGGGGCGCTCCTCACAGCACTGTCCTCTGTACCACTGGGCCTGCACCTCCGCTGGACAGCAGCTATTATTTTGGTGTCACCGCCGCAAACACAGGTTTGAGCCAAGCAGCCCATGAACTCCGCAGCATAATCATGACTCCTCTTTCCAATATAACTCATCatgcggaggaggagagcCTCGCGGCGCAGGCTCGCCTCTTTAAGGAGGACAACAAGGTTACACAGGAGTTAAGTGACTAA
- a CDS encoding phosphatidylinositol 3 kinase, putative encodes MEGCAHPLTSQLQPIFSELHSGKLATLSSTISKLENVLKDQGDGFFQSNSECQSREANLRLSVWISSQIGQLFRRPETQRAAILCVKTLLDVEYEAINNLDQTFLRLLEDSVKCADMSVSRMAAEVWGLWLNNSGTSTEGIAQSRLKICFADLRESDKVMDKVAACLFLEELLKRTPSTVAPLLDVVAECLHPAVLSSSDLVQASAATALRYVLLLMYTSMNPSGIKKWYETFLSASLDALRSGAPERRTGAIRCFNAVMSSVTSNVSACDTAVTFSETSVAHVHEIWEYVSEQVTLTSTLELRRELLQSLTILALYDTEAFKRMSIAKVVEAASGVFQTPTEKDLEPLVFQTLGKLAGVMPDQIVTFLGCSMRHIEEVLKQGRHDACGLGAIACVAAFAEVNPRAVRPYLRQILAPILSGSLTVDFAKGVARICAAFPELRSTCLSKILEVAKKQLRDDRCNAGGAGALCDGGVSPAAQILSALSNLEFAGYPTLPFLCDTAVAYVSVPNGEVRRAAIKLCFKLVLSGCLGPQSPCRQTSDGVVIHSGCEHTQLFNKVIKKLVNAAVADPESDIRLDTLRNFTEEFDHTLALRDVVRSLFPALHDKHQNRLAVVRLLGRVSRRNPAHVYPMLRRIMVQCVTEMQYFEHAKKQEQAFSVLGAIIESAPGLGKPYISSLLNMCAARLSDGTREADVCAALLSCVGKLVRYAEGDDIRVCARIRPIVVQHILDSSHLPKKREALRALGDIVRTTKDVNVYEDHAELLPVLLQALHGGFKELWPVRKDVLQLMGIIGAVDPVRVKEILRGSRVNNNTKLVPFLPFEGEDTIAQTVVRSVLHILSLPSLTEDQSVAAVQVIVGIFSLEVLSPGCLVSFYGEVISSIQKQARVQVRKREEILVHLISLVRILKGHLRPHLKEITSTVDSFISATDLSVLRQVLALLKELCCSLREEFRPYMSSLLGPIIVLVEENVEETSEIVLDFFSAMGSLLEDHLHTVLPVVCNIIVDTSVPSRCRIVAVKTLICFTKRLPDLCFHASRCVHCLCRVLRESDGGDGVGDEGRLGFSAMEALCTLAGSLGKNFENFVLVVLPAVADRYGETSGEYCRFCHDIYEAIDGKRAPEVSSNGVGKAGGGGAPSLPFTAGTSASPLKDRADAYASLRFHLRKRDQASDEDWNHWLPQLAVNLLRSSSSPSHGRALTLAELHEPFARQMLHSAFAACYADMDEHTQREVVGLLTEVLRGLRVPSEVMQELLNLSEHMERQGIRLSAGGKASIKHSSNFCPFDRQVLMESSANCNLYSKALHYAEIEFFETVREYERSILRGCPKPLPVKDWQNLIKLCEKSIYFCNLLGQRESANGILKFIRQNLPLLTGKKVTELSQMMDAHLFDKLRWWSQSLQAYERRLQQEPNKVSNMVGLLRALDALGEYPRVLEMWRQFSKRVSKREVSKLASMGAHAAWLLRRWDDMEHITSFMSDEDYTGTTALFYKATLAARKKRFREAEKLIDMCRKRVDSKLSALVAESYDRAYDLFVGIQQLSELEELAMATSDPQSAMHWRQLWERRLSVMAYEGWPGTLANHTLLVPPSSEIDMWLRFVSLSRAHGQGSVSTEVLRELLGNQSIESAIENGIPTPAVAMGSFQHLYETNQRDSAIARLQLYVSKVEGSGAQHVSREREDMAVCHAKLAEWLVHQKKAHRTEDELQKIFHHLRRATELDKSNGSIWRTLARVHREAATKPADGSDSSGASGHIMEALSAYLRSVSLSEELEDALGFLSLWFMYGPLLAVQVGSTLKEEIEEVNPTVWLKVIPQIIARISSPNGTVADSVYNLLVLVARRHPQAILYSLNVAHSSYQGKGTADGVEPLKGSHRVLARIAEIHQNGKAMVEDSALVCRELVRCAVLWPELWINELGRALYQWERQRSAENLLLAMGPLLEQLKRPETMAEAQFAAELRQPLENACCHVERAVSSRHEQFMEEARRIFVSIERRIREQISGMSSLALQLVSPKLHQNGRNLSLVVPGQYREDGNYPLIASFQNVLKVLNSKQRPRRIYINGSNGEIYKFLLKGHEDLRLDERVMQLLGFVNTILEKHSVAKRHDCLIQTYSVTPLSDNAGLVGWVDHCDTLNKIIEDYRVNPRCIRMELDLMRSMCDNLYYLTAIQRVEPFEFALERTEGVDLVRSFWVKAPSAETWLERRTTYVCSLATMSMVGHILGLGDRHPSNLMIHAFSGRVVHIDFGDCFEVAQQRSIHPEKVPFRLTRMLVKAMEMGGIEGLFRHGCHTVMNVLREEGGSLLALLEAFVHDPLVSWWRDEAEGFSGNGQAASSVQTISVIGSMTNVAEEDSVGSLQLSQLSVQRRATTQQRVNANIEKDTSQTRKPKSVVKRIKRKLRGLEFPQSQEGKGSDGFTVEEQVSRLIEEATSNENLCVHFLGWCPFW; translated from the coding sequence ATGGAGGGCTGCGCCCATCCGTTAACAAGCCAGCTACAGCCCATTTTCAGCGAATTACATTCTGGGAAGTTGGCGACGCTGTCATCTACTATTTCGAAGCTGGAAAACGTTCTTAAGGACCAAGGTGACGGCTTCTTCCAAAGTAACTCCGAATGTCAGTCCAGGGAGGCCAACTTGAGACTTTCGGTTTGGATTAGCTCCCAAATAGGACAGCTTTTTAGGAGACCAGAGACTCAACGTGCCGCGATATTGTGTGTCAAAACGCTCCTAGATGTGGAGTATGAGGCCATCAACAACTTGGACCAGACGTTTCTTAGGCTTCTGGAAGACTCTGTGAAGTGTGCTGACATGAGCGTCTCGAGGATGGCTGCAGAGGTGTGGGGACTCTGGCTGAACAATAGTGGCACTTCTACcgaaggaattgcacagtccAGACTGAAAATTTGTTTTGCCGATCTTCGGGAATCGGACAAAGTAATGGATAAGGTTGCTGCGTGCCTGTTTCTTGAGGAGCTCCTTAAGCGCACCCCGTCGACTGTTGCACCGTTGCTCGACGTCGTTGCCGAATGTCTTCATCCGGCAGTTCTTAGTTCCTCGGATCTCGTTCAGGCAAGCGCGGCAACAGCTCTGCGGTACGTTCTGTTGCTTATGTATACATCGATGAATCCGAGTGGAATCAAAAAGTGGTATGAAACATTTTTAAGTGCTTCGCTTGATGCTCTGAGATCAGGTGCCCCTGAGCGCCGCACTGGTGCCATTCGTTGCTTCAACGCTGTTATGTCATCCGTCACGAGCAATGTCTCTGCGTGCGACACGGCTGTGACTTTTTCAGAAACATCGGTTGCTCACGTTCATGAGATATGGGAATATGTCAGTGAGCAAGTGACGCTCACCAGCACGCTGGAGCTGAGGCGGGAGCTTCTACAGTCGTTAACTATACTTGCACTGTATGACACTGAGGCGTTTAAGAGGATGTCTATTGCAAAAGTTGTGGAAGCGGCTTCTGGTGTCTTCCAGACGCCGACAGAAAAAGATTTGGAGCCGTTAGTGTTCCAAACCCTGGGAAAGCTCGCAGGAGTTATGCCAGATCAAATAGTCACATTTCTTGGTTGTTCAATGCGTCATATTGAAGAGGTACTGAAACAAGGGAGGCATGATGCGTGCGGTTTGGGGGCCATTGCGTGTGTTGCTGCGTTCGCAGAAGTGAATCCCAGGGCGGTGCGACCGTACCTGCGGCAGATTCTTGCACCCATTCTTTCCGGGTCGCTTACTGTTGACTTTGCGAAGGGCGTTGCCCGCATTTGTGCGGCGTTTCCCGAACTGCGGTCCACATGCCTGTCGAAGATATTGGAGGTAGCAAAGAAACAACTGCGAGACGACCGGTGTAACGCAGGCGGCGCGGGTGCTTTGTGCGATGGAGGAGTCAGTCCCGCAGCACAGATTCTCAGCGCTCTAAGTAATCTCGAGTTTGCTGGGTATCCTACTTTGCCCTTTCTGTGTGACACGGCCGTTGCTTACGTTTCGGTCCCTAACGGAGAGGTTCGACGTGCCGCAATAAAGCTTTGCTTTAAGCTTGTGTTATCTGGTTGTCTAGGCCCGCAGTCGCCTTGTAGGCAAACTTCTGATGGTGTTGTCATACATAGCGGCTGTGAGCATACTCAACTTTTCAACAAAGTAATCAAAAAACTGGTGAACGCTGCGGTAGCAGACCCGGAGAGTGACATCAGACTTGACACTTTGAGAAACTTTACGGAGGAATTTGACCATACGCTTGCTCTCCGTGATGTTGTGAGGTCTCTGTTTCCTGCCTTGCATGACAAACACCAGAACAGATTGGCGGTTGTCCGTCTTCTTGGTCGGGTGTCGCGTAGGAACCCAGCACATGTTTATCCTATGCTAAGGAGAATTATGGTGCAGTGTGTGACCGAAATGCAATACTTCGAGCATGCGAAGAAGCAAGAGCAGGCCTTTTCCGTGCTGGGTGCCATAATTGAATCTGCGCCTGGCTTGGGTAAGCCTTATATATCGTCCTTGCTCAACATGTGTGCAGCAAGACTGAGCGATGGGACGCGGGAAGCGGACGTCTGCGCAGCTTTGCTGTCATGTGTGGGGAAACTCGTCCGTTATGCTGAAGGTGACGACATTCGCGTTTGTGCTCGAATACGACCCATCGTTGTTCAACACATCTTAGATTCGTCACATTTaccgaagaaaagggaggcgCTACGTGCTCTCGGTGATATCGTTCGTACGACAAAGGACGTTAACGTTTACGAGGACCACGCAGAACTCCTTCCTGTGCTCCTTCAAGCATTGCACGGTGGATTTAAAGAACTGTGGCCTGTCAGGAAAGATGTGCTTCAGTTAATGGGGATAATTGGTGCTGTTGACCCTGTTCGGGTAAAGGAAATCCTCCGGGGGTCTCGTGTTAACAATAATACGAAATTGGTACCTTTCCTTCCGTTTGAGGGTGAAGATACCATTGCCCAGACGGTTGTGCGGAGCGTCTTGCatattctttctcttccgtCACTAACAGAGGATCAAAGTGTGGCTGCTGTGCAGGTTATCGTTGGCATTTTTTCACTGGAGGTGCTTTCCCCCGGCTGTCTTGTTTCGTTCTACGGTGAGGTGATTTCTTCCATCCAAAAGCAAGCTCGAGTACAAGTGCGCAAACGGGAGGAAATTTTGGTGCACCTCATCTCACTTGTTCGCATTCTGAAGGGACATCTTCGCCCTCATCTTAAGGAAATCACATCTACTGTTGATTCCTTCATTTCTGCCACCGACCTGTCCGTTCTGAGGCAGGTTTTAGCGTTGCTAAAGGAGCTGTGCTGCTCTCTTCGTGAGGAGTTTCGACCGTATATGTCGTCTCTCCTCGGTCCAATAATAGTCCTTGTGGAAGAAAATGTGGAGGAAACCAGTGAAATTGTGCTTGACTTCTTCTCGGCTATGGGTTCCCTATTGGAGGACCACCTCCATACCGTCTTGCCGGTCGTGTGCAACATCATTGTAGATACTTCTGTGCCATCTAGGTGTCGGATTGTTGCGGTGAAAACACTCATTTGCTTTACGAAGAGGCTACCTGATCTCTGTTTCCACGCCTCCCGCTGCGTGCACTGTCTGTGCCGTGTGCTAAGGGAATCCGACGGCGGAGATGGGGTGGGCGATGAGGGGAGACTGGGGTTTTCCGCGATGGAGGCCTTGTGCACACTCGCGGGAAGTTTGGGGAAGAACTTCGAAAACTTTGTCCTGGTCGTTTTACCGGCGGTAGCAGACCGCTACGGGGAGACAAGCGGGGAGTACTGTCGCTTTTGCCATGATATTTATGAGGCCATCGATGGAAAGAGGGCCCCTGAAGTTTCATCGAACGGCGTGGGCAAAgctggtggcggtggtgcaCCTTCGCTTCCTTTCACCGCAGGGACGAGCGCATCACCGTTAAAGGATCGTGCCGACGCATACGCTTCTCTCCGGTTTCACCTCCGGAAGCGGGACCAGGCTAGTGACGAAGATTGGAACCATTGGCTACCGCAGCTTGCAGTGAACTTGCTGCGATCAAGCTCGTCTCCTTCACATGGCCGTGCTCTGACTCTTGCCGAACTGCATGAGCCCTTTGCACGACAGATGCTGCACTCCGCTTTTGCCGCTTGCTATGCCGACATGGATGAACATACACAACGTGAGGTGGTTGGGTTACTCACTGAGGTTTTGCGCGGGCTGCGGGTACCCAGTGAGGTTATGCAAGAGCTACTCAACCTGTCGGAGCATATGGAGCGTCAGGGGATTCGTCTAAGCGCCGGCGGGAAGGCAAGCATAAAGCATTCCTCTAACTTTTGCCCTTTCGACCGCCAAGTTCTTATGGAGAGTAGTGCAAATTGCAATTTGTACTCCAAGGCACTACATTACGCTGAGATCGAATTTTTTGAGACGGTTCGCGAGTACGAGCGGAGTATTCTTCGAGGTTGCCCAAAGCCTCTTCCTGTTAAGGATTGGCAGAATCTTATAAAACTCTGTGAGAAAAGTATCTACTTCTGTAACCTTCTTGGACAGCGAGAGAGCGCAAATGGCATACTTAAATTCATTCGGCAGAATCTACCGTTATTAACAGGGAAAAAAGTGACAGAGCTGTCCCAAATGATGGATGCGCACCTCTTTGACAAGCTGCGGTGGTGGTCGCAAAGCCTGCAGGCATACGAGCGGCGCTTACAGCAGGAACCAAACAAGGTTTCCAACATGGTTGGTTTACTAAGGGCACTCGATGCCTTAGGTGAGTACCCGCGCGTGTTGGAAATGTGGAGGCAGTTCTCTAAGCGAGTCAGCAAAAGAGAAGTCTCCAAATTGGCGTCGATGGGCGCCCACGCGGCTTGGCTCCTGAGACGTTGGGACGATATGGAACACATCACGAGTTTTATGTCTGACGAAGACTACACAGGGACAACCGCTCTTTTCTATAAGGCTACGCTAGCAGCGCGTAAAAAAAGGTTCCGTGAGGCGGAGAAGTTGATCGACATGTGCCGCAAGCGCGTCGACTCCAAGCTGTCCGCTCTTGTTGCGGAGAGCTACGATCGTGCATATGACCTTTTCGTCGGCATTCAACAGTTGAGTGAGCTGGAAGAGCTTGCGATGGCCACTAGTGATCCACAGAGCGCCATGCATTGGAGGCAACTGTGGGAGCGCCGACTGTCCGTAATGGCTTACGAGGGGTGGCCCGGCACGCTAGCGAATCATACCCTTTTGGTGCCTCCATCAAGTGAGATCGATATGTGGTTGCGTTTTGTTAGTTTGAGCCGTGCACATGGTCAAGGGAGTGTCTCCACTGAAGTTTTACGCGAGTTACTTGGCAACCAATCTATAGAGTCTGCTATAGAAAACGGAATACCGACTCCCGCTGTTGCAATGGGATCATTTCAACACCTCTATGAAACGAACCAGAGGGACTCAGCGATTGCAAGACTGCAGCTGTACGTGAGCAAGGTGGAGGGCTCTGGAGCACAGCACGTCAGTAGGGAACGAGAGGATATGGCCGTTTGTCACGCCAAATTGGCGGAGTGGTTGGTTCATCAAAAGAAGGCACATCGTACGGAGGACGAATTGCAAAAAATTTTTCATCACCTCCGTCGCGCCACTGAGTTGGACAAAAGCAACGGCTCGATTTGGCGCACGTTAGCGCGTGTACACCGTGAGGCGGCTACCAAACCCGCTGACGGATCCGACTCCTCGGGTGCAAGTGGCCACATCATGGAGGCCCTCAGTGCCTATTTGCGGAGTGTGTCCCTCTCCGAGGAACTAGAAGATGCCCTTGggtttctttccctttggtTCATGTATGGACCTCTTCTGGCTGTGCAGGTGGGCTCGACCCTCAAGGAGGAAATTGAGGAGGTTAACCCGACTGTGTGGCTCAAAGTGATTCCGCAGATCATAGCGCGTATATCTTCACCCAACGGTACCGTAGCGGATTCTGTTTATAATCTTCTCGTGTTGGTCGCAAGAAGGCATCCGCAAGCCATTCTCTACAGCCTGAACGTCGCCCACTCAAGTTATCAGGGGAAGGGTACGGCAGACGGTGTGGAGCCCTTGAAGGGTTCTCATCGAGTACTTGCTCGAATTGCGGAGATTCACCAGAACGGTAAGGCGATGGTCGAAGACTCCGCACTTGTTTGCCGTGAGTTGGTTCGCTGCGCTGTGCTCTGGCCCGAGCTGTGGATCAACGAACTAGGGAGAGCTTTATACCAGTgggaaagacaaagaagCGCAGAGAATCTCTTGTTGGCGATGGGACCGTTACTGGAACAGCTCAAGAGACCTGAGACAATGGCGGAGGCGCAGTTTGCTGCGGAGCTCAGGCAACCACTCGAGAATGCATGCTGCCATGTTGAGAGGGCTGTTTCTTCTCGCCATGAACAATTTATGGAGGAGGCACGacgtatttttgtttctatagagagAAGAATACGTGAACAGATTAGTGGAATGTCATCGTTGGCATTGCAGTTGGTAAGCCCTAAACTGCACCAAAACGGGAGAAACTTGTCATTGGTTGTGCCAGGTCAGTACAGGGAGGACGGAAACTATCCCCTGATTGCTTCCTTTCAGAATGTTCTGAAGGTGCTTAACTCAAAACAGCGGCCTCGGCGTATTTACATCAACGGGTCGAATGGCGAGATCTACAAGTTCTTGCTGAAGGGTCATGAGGATCTACGTTTGGATGAAAGGGTTATGCAGTTACTTGGGTTTGTCAACACTATTCTTGAGAAGCATTCGGTTGCAAAGCGCCATGACTGCCTTATCCAGACGTACTCAGTCACCCCTCTTAGCGATAATGCTGGACTGGTAGGTTGGGTGGACCACTGCGACACACTGAACAAAATCATTGAGGATTATAGAGTGAATCCCAGGTGTATTAGGATGGAGCTTGACCTTATGAGAAGTATGTGTGACAATCTGTACTATCTTACCGCCATTCAACGTGTGGAGCCGTTTGAGTTTGCGTTGGAGCGAACTGAGGGAGTGGATCTCGTTCGCTCCTTCTGGGTGAAAGCTCCCAGCGCGGAGACGTGGCTTGAGAGGAGGACGACATACGTTTGCTCACTCGCCACCATGTCTATGGTGGGGCATATATTAGGACTGGGTGACCGTCACCCTTCAAACCTTATGATACACGCATTTAGCGGGAGAGTGGTGCACATTGACTTCGGCGACTGCTTTGAAGTGGCGCAGCAGCGAAGCATTCACCCTGAAAAGGTACCGTTTCGACTTACTCGTATGTTGGTTAAGGCAATGGAAATGGGGGGAATAGAAGGTCTCTTTCGGCATGGGTGTCACACAGTGATGAATGTTTTGCGTGAAGAGGGTGGTAGTCTCTTAGCATTACTTGAGGCATTTGTTCACGACCCCTTGGTGTCTTGGTGGCGTGATGAGGCTGAGGGTTTTAGTGGGAACGGCCAAGCCGCTTCATCGGTACAAACAATCTCGGTTATAGGCTCCATGACGAACGTTGCTGAGGAGGACAGCGTGGGGAGTCTGCAGTTGTCACAGTTGTCGGTGCAACGGCGAGCAACCACTCAGCAGCGCGTGAATGCCAACATCGAAAAGGACACTAGTCAGACTCGCAAACCTAAAAGTGTCGTCAAACGTATTAAAAGGAAGTTAAGGGGTCTGGAGTTTCCTCAATCACAGGAGGGTAAGGGCAGCGATGGTTTTACAGTGGAGGAACAAGTGTCGAGGTTGATTGAAGAAGCAACTTCTAACGAAAACCTTTGCGTTCACTTCCTCGGGTGGTGCCCTTTCTGGTAG
- a CDS encoding 40S ribosomal protein S12, putative — MADENQVEKQVEPTPVVEVIDVEPDTLQDAIRIVIRKALEVNGLVRGLSEVARALDRRTAHMCILATDCDDEEYKKLIKALALQASIDIIEVDSREELAEWAGLQRRKQDETVKTFKCSCVAIRDFGERTKALDMLLNKLSH; from the coding sequence ATGGCTGACGAGAATCAGGTTGAAAAACAGGTGGAACCAACGCCTGTCGTGGAGGTGATTGATGTGGAGCCCGACACACTGCAAGACGCGATTCGCATCGTCATACGTAAGGCGCTCGAGGTAAACGGACTTGTCCGCGGCCTTTCTGAGGTTGCTCGGGCGTTGGACCGCCGCACCGCGCACATGTGTATTCTCGCTACGGACTGTGACGATGAAGAGTACAAGAAGCTGATCAAGGCGCTTGCTCTTCAGGCGAGCATTGACATTATTGAGGTCGATTCTCGAGAGGAGCTGGCCGAGTGGGCGGGGCTGCAGAGGCGTAAACAAGATGAAACCGTCAAAACCTTCAAATGCTCATGTGTTGCCATACGCGACTTTGGGGAGCGGACGAAGGCCCTCGATATGCTTTTGAACAAGCTGTCCCACTAG
- a CDS encoding hexose transporter (similar to SP:Q06221: Glucose transporter 1B/1C/1D/1F/2B (Trypanosoma brucei); GB:AAA92489.1: hexose transporter {Trypanosoma brucei;}), whose amino-acid sequence MTERRDNVSHAPDAIEGPNDGAHAEDTSPGFFSFENLGVAQVQVVGGTLNGYVIGYVAVYLLLYLTATECKFTTEGACGGAKIYGCKWSGTTCKFENPKCSEGSDPSDSCKNEVAYTSVYSGIFACAMIVGSMVGSIIAGKCITTFGLKKSFIIVSVTCTIACVVVQVAIEYNNYYALCTGRVLIGLGVGILCSVCPMYVNENAHPKLCKMDGVLFQVFTTLGIMLAAMLGLILDKTGASKEEANMAGRLHVFSAVPLGLSVAMFLVGMFLRESTATFSQDDDGKADGGMDPNEYGWGQMLWPLFMGAVTAGTLQLTGINAVMNYAPKITENLGMDPSLGNFLVMAWNFVTSLAAIPLASRFTMRQMFITCSFVASCMCLFLCGIPVFPGVAEEKVKNGVATTGIALFIAAFEFGVGSCFFVLAQDLFPPSFRPKGGSFVVMMQFIFNILINLLYPITTEAISGGPTANQDKGQAVAFILFGLIGLICSVLQFFYLYPYDANQDHENDHGGEPVEQKTYPVEASPRN is encoded by the coding sequence ATGACTGAGCGTCGTGATAACGTTTCCCACGCACCTGATGCCATCGAGGGCCCAAACGATGGTGCTCACGCCGAGGACACATCGCCGGGTTTCTTCTCATTCGAAAATCTTGGTGTGGCGCAGGTACAAGTCGTCGGAGGAACTCTGAACGGATATGTTATTGGGTATGTTGCTGTGTATTTGCTGCTGTACCTGACGGCAACTGAGTGCAAATTTACTACGGAGGGTGCATGTGGCGGAGCTAAGATATATGGGTGCAAATGGAGCGGCACGACATGCAAATTCGAGAATCCCAAATGTAGTGAAGGCTCCGATCCTTCCGATTCTTGCAAAAACGAGGTGGCCTACACGTCTGTTTACAGCGGTATCTTTGCCTGCGCCATGATCGTTGGTTCAATGGTTGGGTCGATTATAGCCGGGAAGTGCATCACTACGTTTGGACTGAAGAAATCATTCATCATTGTCTCAGTCACCTGTACTATAGCTTGTGTTGTGGTGCAGGTAGCGATTGAGTACAATAATTACTACGCACTGTGCACTGGACGAGTGCTCATAGGTCTCGGCGTTGGTATTTTATGCTCTGTTTGCCCCATGTATGTGAATGAGAACGCACATCCCAAACTCTGCAAGATGGACGGTGTGTTGTTTCAGGTGTTCACAACACTTGGCATTATGCTTGCCGCGATGCTGGGTCTGATTTTGGACAAAACAGGAGCTAGTAAAGAAGAGGCAAACATGGCTGGGCGGTTACACGTTTTTTCAGCGGTACCGCTTGGATTGTCCGTCGCCATGTTCCTAGTGGGCATGTTCCTCCGCGAAAGCACTGCAACATTTTCCCAAGACGATGATGGTAAGGCTGATGGCGGAATGGACCCCAACGAGTATGGCTGGGGGCAGATGTTGTGGCCACTGTTCATGGGCGCTGTAACCGCTGGTACGCTGCAactgactgggatcaacgcGGTAATGAACTATGCGCCGAAGATTACAGAGAACCTCGGAATGGATCCATCACTTGGCAACTTTCTGGTTATGGCATGGAATTTTGTGACATCCCTTGCGGCTATTCCACTTGCGTCACGCTTTACGATGCGTCAAATGTTTATCACCTGTTCCTTTGTTGCGTCATGTATGTGCTTGTTCCTATGTGGAATCCCAGTGTTCCCCGGTGTTGCTGAAGAAAAGGTGAAGAATGGTGTGGCAACTACTGGTATCGCCCTGTTCATAGCTGCATTTGAGTTTGGTGTTGGGTCGTGCTTCTTCGTGCTTGCACAGGACCTTTTCCCACCATCATTCCGACCTAAGGGCGGTTCGTTTGTTGTCATGATGCAGTTTATCTTTAACATCCTTATTAACCTATTGTATCCCATTACAACCGAAGCTATATCTGGTGGGCCAACTGCCAACCAGGACAAGGGACAGGCCGTTGCATTCATACTGTTTGGTTTAATTGGCTTGATTTGTTCGGTTCTGCAGTTCTTTTACTTGTATCCATATGATGCCAATCAGGACCATGAGAATGACCATGGTGGTGAGCCTGTGGAACAGAAGACATATCCCGTTGAAGCATCTCCGCGGAACTAA